The DNA sequence tcccactcctaaacttcactccgttttatctaagtacctattgtTTACTTACATGATATATTAAGATAGATATATTTTTCATCATGTAAGTGACTGATTTTAATATCCTGTCAACTATTAGGTACTAATTATACTACCTATTATACTACTAGGTAAGTCCCGATGTGACTTATTGGCGGTCTGTCTTTTGTAACTAGACTAGCTGTTCCTGACGTCACAAAGGGCCGTAGAACACATCAGACGTCCCCTCCACCTGTCACCACTActcaggagatattatagtggaCAAACGTGTGTGCAAATACAGTGCAATCTATTCCCTCACTCTTAATTCGATTGGATGGCAGCCCAAAACGATCGGTAATCTATCAGGAGTCTTTCTCTCTCTCTGGATCTTTCATcctacttttgaaacgtcaacaacaCATTACACACAGCTACTGtatccttagtataagtttgctttaagtacataatcgaaacgagaccgcgttcggcgctctgattggttggtttatctaagcggccaatcaaagcgccgaacgctaTCTTTTCGATTacaactttaaacgtaaagacaactcatactaaggtcaCCGAGCCAATGTGCGAACCGTATAGTCTTTGGTAAaaggtattatgtatttaaaattaaactaatatacgtttttaagtaattttatttatagttaaaccATTTTCACagcgaaataaaattaatactacaCTATAACTGTTCACATTTAGCAGGATTGGAAGAGACCCTTCTTCCTCATCTCTTCAAACTCCTTCTCAGCGTCGTATGTCCTGGAATTAGAGAAACAAACATTAAGTTTAATATATTACAAATAGTTTCGCagatacattgatttgaaatatcgcgtgatgtctagttacattttatacataagaaatgacgtatttgctcccactctttTAAATTTGGATTCggtttatctaagtattgttatcttatatgacaaaataaaaacaatagtgtcttatatttattaattacctaactgacggactaagtagatttttaattttcataacctgtcatcattcctattacaTCCTCTTCGAATGtgtaagaaataatattttaatgttttcccTATAACTATAATCAGATAAATAGAAAGATTGGTCATGCTTCTATATAAAAATggatttttatggaataatctGGTAAACAAGCACACATTAAAAATGTCTGACTgtagaaaatttaattatttttgttgtgattTATTGTCAGGGCAAGGTTTTTAAATatacagcctataagtgcccactACTGAGTAAGGGCATCTTTGCACACatagaaggtttgagtattaatcaccactcATGTTAAGGCGATGTGGCTATTACGGTACAAGTTATTAGAAATTAAGGTACAAGTTTCCTCACAATTTTATCCTCCAACCTTATGGATATTCAAAAATCTTCTCTTCAGCAGgtaaattagatttagatttcagccatgatcatcccactgcagggcaaaggcttcCCTAACCTCCTTCCAGtcctctgtttaaagcttttactgccaatccttgtcatagatatCGAATTTGTCTCGCCATCTCCAGcacataatttacaaaataaataaataaatatttttctcaatatCCATTTTATTCTCACCTGTAGAATTCAGCGTACTTCCTCTTGCGCTCGTTGCCGACCAACTGCTTGACGGCTACAGCGGAGATGCCAGCGAGGACCAGAGACACGATCAGGTTACGCTTGATCTGAGCGTTGAGGAGACCCCTCATCATGGGCTTGCTAGCGGTGGATACTGCCTTGTCTGCCATCTTTAATGGAAATAGAGTTTTATTGTATTGGCTAGAGCTaaactattacaaaataaatatagtattattgtaattaacaaGTTTATAGCAAAGAGTTCAAGAGTTTGTTCTATAAGTTTTTTAACTGATATGGTTACTAACACTTAccttagaacttaagacgggatatttaccatgtttatgcaTGGCACATGCAAATATCCcctcttaagttctaatgttagtaagAGTTGGTTCGTTTTTGAAACCATTTTGTGAAGAAAAAGTAAAGATGTGttaaagtatttgaaaatgGATCGTAGGCATTGTCCGATGCAAGATATGGATTATATGACAATGCCTCCTCTTGAGGTTTGTTGACATTCTATTCTATACTACAGCAATGTTTAACAAACACTGCTATGtatcatcataataatttttgtCTAGTGCAGTTGAAGACATCTTAAACCACATGATATGTATATcatcatttcattatttatatttatacaagttttatacatattaatattacagaaaattaaaatattttgtcgtaATCATCACAGATTGTATTTTTCTAAGTGCTAAGTACCAATTCCTAAATCTTTTCCTGAGTAATAGTtgtaacttaattttaaacgcCTCAAATAGAATACAGAGTTAACCTAAcagtttttctataatttttgggttATATCGGGATTAATTTCTATCCTATCAGATAAGCTGATAAGTCATCGAAATCAAAGTATTGAATTTAGAATAATATcccaaataatacaaaattacacGCCATTATGCCATATATAAGATACGATTTCGTTATTAAGGGAATAAAAATGCcttatttcacaataaaaattacacaaatgaggaaaataattttcatgaagGATGGGTGTCTATTGACAACGAGCTTACATAACATCTATTTGACGGCATTTTTTCATCGTGATCGACTACTAACTATTTTAAAGCCAAGTAAATTATAAgcaaaaacatgaaaaagttaattatatagatatacttacttttatttatttagttttacgaAAATTCGTAAAGAACACGAGAACAGCAAGTGCAATTTTCAACTGATTTCTATTACAGAACTTATTTTTGAGATAGTTAACTGTCTGAATGTCTATTTGCCACTACGACGACCTTCACTTTAACGACCAATCACAAAGCTTAATCATGACGTTGCGTAAAAAATTAAGATCAGTGATTGGTGGAAAGATACAGGTCCGTTCTCAATTATTGATTTTAGAGTTTTGACAATCCGTTTCGTTCCacacaaaaaatgttttcaaataaataatataataaaatgatataaaataacaaaacataattgatattgtacttatttaattttgactaagaagaaaatataaaagcGTGATAAAATTTCagcatttttgcaaataaaaaaaagggattaatatttaatagtgtACGCACACTACTGATGATACTTAAATCCTTTATTGTAATCAGTGCCAGTTTTAGCACTATTAGCACCCTGGGCGAGCGTCGTTTCCTTCGAGCCTCACTGTGCACGGCAGTATGTAATCATTGTCACCATCTTCCCTGAGGCCATTAAGTTGGGTTCCTAGAGTCCCTAGTCCCTAGCTAGCGTCAATGCGGTTGTCTTCTCGACGCTATCTACGAGCAGGATCAAGCCTGTCGCGATCGTGGTCAGCAGCCGTGTTTTGGGACATTGGTGTCATAAAATGAGTGAGCACTTGACTAGGTACCCTGAGTCTCTCCCGATGTATTAATATTTCCTGATCGACGGGCAAACTGATAGACCAACATTATTGAGACAGACGAGACCTACAAGAAGTCTAGGACAAGTTCAATCCTAAATTACTTTATTCTCGAAAATTATACCTAAACGTTCCGCAGAATATTGAAGATTTTATAAATGCCCAGTGTAGGAAATGATCAACCCTACCGTCCTTCTATAAGCAAATATCCTTTTACAGAGTGCACGGTTAACACAATGAATTTACGaaatttaaatttcaacaaTCAGCTGATTGAAGTAGCTCAACCCATCCTTGAAAATTCACATACGTCAAAATGGTTGAGGTTTTATGAGTTGATCCTTGAAGGTCAAGGTCACTTCCACCATGTCCGAAAATAACGTATGAAAACACTCTTTTTATTGAGATAcaagctggcccggcaaacttcttggaccgccttaaacattttttttctcaccttttaaacctcccctggacttccacaaacaatttaaggccaaaatttgccaaatcaatCCAGCCGTTcccgagttttagcgagactaacgaacagcaattgattttttatatagagattgcaaaatttagaatttacagTCTTACTAGGTCTAGCTAGAAAACAAGAGCAGTTCTTGAAAAATCTTTgcgaaatataaatattgcagACCAAGATCAATCCCACCCTTTCCCTTTCTCTAATGAGcaagtttttgtattttaagaaGGATGGTCATATAAGCTCAATCAAACTAAAGTCGATAactgatatttaaaaaagtgtTCATTTTCTCTTTAGAGGACAGCATTGCACCCTACTGCTAATCGGCTACTCTCTGAATCGAGAAAAAGCATTATCAAGATATCAACTGATTACCAGGAGCTATCTTTGCTTTCTTGATAACAAGTTTACTTAAATATCTCATTTATTTGGCGAGTCGATACAATGTTCGTGCGCTCTTCACACACTACAAATAATGTTACAAGATTTGTAcactttaaattttaaccattcCATGCTTCGGATCCTGTAGTGAGAGGGTAGGTGTTGTGGGAAATAAAAAGATAGTCAAATTAaaaccacaaaatattttttattcatttattaataaactaactttacaaatttaataatagCAGAACAATAATATTCCTTATTTCTCCATTcgtaataatatgataaatcaGCATGACTCGATCGTactttatatcaatataatttctTCAATCGTTATAATATGTTGATAAATCAGCTTGACTCATCGTActtttatcaatataataattatatgatttttaaaaataatctagaaaCGACAGTGAAAGCAACTTACAGAGAAAATAATGCACAATATAAAACTGAACTTCATAAAATTGCCAGCAACGAAAAATAATTACAGGCATCGTTTATCATTGTCCTAAATTGATTCCCCGCGGCGCGTGCCGCCCAACACGaactagaaaaaatattacaaataacatAAAGTTAACTTTATTGTATCAATTCTTTCATTTTACTATTTCTGCATGTATTTACAAGTTCCATagaatgtaaacaaaactataACCTACTCTCGTGTGGTGTAACCCCTAAACTATATTTATAAgtgttattaaaactatttgtatTTCTCTTTCTTCATTGTAGATATATAAACGTacaatatagatatttatttatcggCATAAATTACTATCATtagtcgaaaataaaaacaaaacaaaataaactaaatgatAACTATACACCCAATATACACAGCTAGTTGAGAGTTCATTCACTATAATTATATGGTACAAGCTTGCAAGTCATACTTTTATATTACAGTATAAGGCTCTTTGCATGTCTACAGGAGTCGCTCGGTCCGAGCGATTCGCTAGTCTCCACGTCTATTTACACGCCACTCCCCAAactaaatatgattttaaagaaaacaagtACTTAAAACGTAACATATATTAATATCCCCATCtatacataaacatttacaaGAGATTGTACATCGGCCGGACCGATTCagtaatgaataatttaagaaaaacaaaggTTTGTTACAAAACACTCCCGCCGTCCGACGCCGACAGACTAGCCGCATCTCTATACACTAACATTTGTTTAACAGACACATTACCACGGCACACAGTTATAGGGCACAATTTATTCAGGCAATAAATTCAttactaattattaaaatattttctcattataTCCTACGTACGTACTATACACGTTATGTATTGTAGCACTATCACTGTCCGACTAACATTGAACATCTTCGAAAGAGGGAGAGGGGAACAAACAATGACTTCGGgacaaattatacaaatactGTAATGTACGGCGATCTAAGCTAACAGTGTAAAAGCTGTCTAAAACTgtgctttaaataaaatgtcacatCCAAATATTATTGCTCTTGGGTTGTATCCCTATACACAGGAACGAAACAAGTCTACGCGAGCCGCGGGCGGCCACAGATGTCGATCTTACAATCAATTTATTACGCGGTTACACAACTATACATCTGTAGCGCACCCCCTGTCGTCTTGTCCaccatttaatttaagttttgtcactaatttattatataattatgattttgtcCTCAAATTGTATATTGCAAGGTTCAATTTAGTTAcaaccaattattattatttattataaatgatgAACATTAAGGCGAGCGATACCGACACACGACATTCCTATACTCAAGTGTTCAAAAACCGTGATAAAAAAACACTAGCGTCTATATTAGATAACTAAATTCATTCGATAACCAACTATGCTTAGTGCGTAGTACAAGCTAAGATTCACTGGTTCATTATCTATGGGTTTGGTGTACAATCTTGGgattgaaattatttcaattaatggtGGGAACACAGGTCGACAAATGGAGGGGAAACGAAATAAATGGGGcgtcaaaataaaattttagttttactgGAAGCCCGAACAGACAAACTGTTAAAACATTCAGTCGCGAT is a window from the Spodoptera frugiperda isolate SF20-4 chromosome 10, AGI-APGP_CSIRO_Sfru_2.0, whole genome shotgun sequence genome containing:
- the LOC118277136 gene encoding cytochrome c oxidase subunit 6C, encoding MADKAVSTASKPMMRGLLNAQIKRNLIVSLVLAGISAVAVKQLVGNERKRKYAEFYRTYDAEKEFEEMRKKGLFQSC